One Nodosilinea sp. FACHB-141 genomic window carries:
- the uvrA gene encoding excinuclease ABC subunit UvrA: MPKSDASAKKTAASSKGRASTNGNQHTGLAHHHAAIDDNVIRIRGARQHNLKNLDLEIPRNKLIVFTGVSGSGKSSLAFDTIFAEGQRRYVESLSAYARQFLGQVDKPDVDAIEGLSPAISIDQKSTSHNPRSTVGTVTEIYDYLRLLYGRAGDPHCPHCDRSISPQSIDQMIDRVMALPDRTRFQILAPVVRGKKGTHKKLLSSLASEGFVRVRVNGELRELTDNIELDKNYSHNIEVVVDRLVKKEDLQDRLADSLRTCLKRSEGIAVIDILAEKPQETANPEPGSNVVSLTDRLPQAAEAEGSYGQPKELVFSENFACPEHGAVMEELSPRLFSFNSPYGACPHCHGLGSLRTFSAELVVPDPTLPVYAAIAPWSEKDNTYYFSLLYSVGQAFGFEIQSRWDQLTPEQQHIVLHGSDEKIYIESDSRYRERKGYQRQYEGVLPILDRQYKDATSELHKQKLEKYLIDQPCEVCHGTRLKPESNAVRIGPHSISDLTNVSIRECLSRIRNLVGEEGEAPKLSARQLQIGALVLREIRARLQFMMDVGLDYLTLHRTAMTLSGGEAQRIRLATQIGSGLTGVLYVLDEPSIGLHQRDNDRLLNTLHRLRDLGNTLIVVEHDEDTIRAADYLVDIGPGAGVHGGAIVAEGDLKTLMTAKDSLTGAYLSGRMSIPTPPERRPGNGRSLTLKNVRRNNLKHLDVELPLGALVCITGVSGSGKSTLVNELLYPALQHHFGSKVPFPKHMDKLDGLKALDKVIVIDQSPIGRTPRSNPATYTGVFDVIRNLFTETIEAKARGYKAGQFSFNVKGGRCEACGGQGVNVIEMNFLPDVYVQCEVCKGARYNRDTLQVTYKGKNISDVLNMTAEEALGFFENIPQAASRLQTMVDVGLGYIRLGQTAPTLSGGEAQRMKLASELARRSTGKTLYLIDEPTTGLSFYDVHKLLDVVQRLVDKGNSVLMIEHNLDVIRCADWIVDLGPEGGDRGGELIAVGTPEVVAKVAGSYTGNYLAKVLEQHPAVDKAASAG; the protein is encoded by the coding sequence ATGCCCAAATCGGACGCTTCCGCTAAGAAAACCGCTGCCTCTAGCAAAGGCCGAGCGTCCACCAATGGCAACCAGCACACCGGCCTCGCCCACCACCACGCCGCCATTGACGACAACGTCATTCGCATTCGGGGAGCTCGGCAGCACAACCTAAAGAATCTGGACCTAGAGATTCCCCGCAACAAGCTGATTGTGTTTACGGGGGTTTCTGGTTCAGGCAAGTCGTCCCTGGCCTTTGACACGATTTTTGCCGAAGGCCAGCGTCGCTATGTGGAGTCCCTCAGCGCCTACGCTCGCCAGTTTTTGGGCCAGGTGGATAAGCCCGATGTGGACGCGATCGAGGGGCTGAGCCCGGCCATCTCCATCGACCAAAAATCGACCTCCCACAACCCCCGCTCGACCGTGGGCACGGTGACGGAAATCTACGACTACCTGCGTCTGCTCTACGGGCGGGCGGGCGATCCCCACTGTCCCCACTGCGATCGCAGCATCTCCCCGCAATCCATTGACCAGATGATCGATCGGGTCATGGCCCTGCCCGATCGCACTCGCTTCCAAATTCTCGCCCCCGTGGTGCGGGGCAAAAAGGGCACCCACAAAAAGCTGCTCTCTAGCCTGGCCTCCGAAGGGTTTGTGCGGGTGCGGGTCAACGGCGAGCTGCGCGAACTGACCGATAACATTGAACTCGACAAGAACTACAGCCACAACATTGAGGTGGTGGTCGATCGCCTGGTGAAGAAGGAGGACCTGCAAGACCGCCTAGCCGATTCGCTGCGCACCTGCCTGAAGCGATCGGAGGGGATCGCGGTGATCGACATTCTGGCGGAGAAGCCCCAGGAGACCGCCAACCCGGAGCCGGGCAGCAATGTGGTATCTCTAACCGATCGCCTGCCCCAGGCGGCCGAGGCCGAAGGCAGCTACGGCCAGCCCAAGGAGTTGGTGTTCTCCGAAAACTTCGCCTGCCCCGAGCACGGCGCAGTGATGGAAGAGCTATCGCCCCGGCTATTCTCGTTTAACTCGCCCTATGGGGCCTGCCCCCACTGCCACGGGTTGGGCAGTCTACGGACCTTCTCGGCGGAGCTGGTGGTACCGGATCCTACCCTGCCGGTCTACGCGGCGATCGCACCCTGGTCGGAGAAAGACAACACCTACTACTTTTCGTTGCTCTACAGCGTCGGTCAGGCCTTTGGCTTTGAGATCCAGAGCCGGTGGGATCAGCTCACCCCCGAGCAGCAGCACATCGTGCTCCACGGCAGCGACGAAAAAATCTACATCGAGTCAGACTCGCGCTACCGCGAGCGCAAGGGCTATCAGCGCCAGTATGAGGGGGTGCTGCCCATTCTCGACCGGCAGTATAAAGACGCCACCTCTGAGCTACACAAGCAAAAGCTCGAAAAATACCTGATTGACCAGCCCTGCGAGGTCTGCCACGGCACCCGCCTCAAGCCCGAGTCGAACGCGGTGCGGATTGGCCCCCACTCTATTAGCGATCTCACCAACGTCTCTATTCGCGAATGCCTCAGCCGCATTCGCAACCTGGTGGGCGAAGAGGGCGAGGCCCCCAAGCTCTCGGCCCGGCAGCTCCAGATTGGGGCCCTGGTGCTGCGCGAGATTCGCGCCCGGCTCCAGTTCATGATGGATGTGGGTTTAGACTACCTAACCCTGCACCGCACCGCCATGACCCTGTCGGGGGGCGAGGCCCAGCGCATTCGCCTAGCCACCCAAATTGGCTCGGGCCTCACCGGCGTGCTCTACGTGCTGGATGAGCCCAGCATTGGCCTACACCAGCGCGACAACGATCGCCTGCTCAATACCCTGCACCGCCTGCGCGATTTGGGCAACACGCTCATTGTCGTGGAGCACGACGAAGACACGATCAGAGCCGCCGATTATTTAGTTGATATTGGCCCTGGGGCGGGAGTGCACGGCGGGGCGATCGTGGCCGAGGGCGATCTCAAAACCCTGATGACCGCGAAGGATTCCCTCACGGGGGCCTATCTGTCAGGTCGGATGTCGATTCCCACCCCACCAGAGCGGCGACCGGGGAATGGGCGATCGCTTACCCTGAAAAATGTTCGCCGCAACAACCTCAAGCATCTGGATGTCGAACTGCCCCTGGGGGCCTTGGTGTGCATCACTGGCGTCTCGGGCTCGGGCAAATCGACCCTGGTAAACGAGTTGCTCTACCCGGCCCTTCAGCACCACTTTGGCAGCAAGGTGCCCTTCCCTAAGCATATGGACAAGCTGGACGGGCTCAAGGCGCTGGATAAGGTGATCGTCATCGACCAGTCGCCCATCGGGCGCACGCCCCGCTCCAACCCCGCCACCTATACCGGCGTGTTCGACGTGATTCGCAACCTGTTCACCGAAACGATTGAGGCCAAGGCACGGGGTTATAAAGCGGGGCAGTTCTCCTTTAACGTCAAGGGCGGGCGCTGCGAGGCCTGCGGCGGTCAGGGGGTGAACGTGATTGAGATGAATTTTCTGCCCGATGTGTATGTACAGTGCGAGGTCTGCAAGGGGGCGCGCTACAACCGCGACACCCTGCAAGTCACTTACAAGGGCAAAAACATTTCTGACGTGCTGAATATGACCGCCGAAGAGGCTCTAGGTTTCTTCGAGAATATTCCTCAAGCCGCCAGCCGCCTGCAAACGATGGTAGATGTGGGTTTGGGCTACATTCGCCTGGGGCAGACGGCCCCCACCCTCTCCGGTGGAGAGGCCCAGCGGATGAAGCTGGCCTCGGAGCTGGCTCGCCGTTCGACGGGCAAAACCCTGTATTTGATCGACGAACCGACCACGGGCCTGTCGTTCTACGACGTGCACAAGCTACTGGATGTGGTGCAGCGCCTGGTGGATAAGGGCAACTCGGTGCTGATGATCGAGCACAACCTGGATGTGATTCGCTGCGCCGACTGGATTGTGGACCTGGGGCCGGAGGGGGGCGATCGCGGCGGTGAGCTAATTGCGGTCGGCACCCCCGAGGTGGTGGCTAAGGTGGCTGGTTCCTACACGGGCAACTACCTGGCCAAGGTGCTAGAGCAGCATCCCGCCGTGGATAAAGCGGCATCGGCTGGATGA
- a CDS encoding AAA family ATPase, translating into MSFKTSVKHFQNLVTSFHPVIVIDTVEEERVQGLIRAACADMQMAVFEWSVAQGLMRSPDSPDHRWQNEYAPPGSKRGQALPKTNEPLDMLRHIQDMSFKAVFWLKDFAEHLKDPVVARQFREVSQQFSFNSSTLVLSGSGYALPPTIAQNAVYLDIKLPEPEELYRAISETVKTLQGQVTINLNPDDVRALVSALQGMTLHQARKVVSYAARHDGKLDVGDVKWVLERKARVIHEEGLLDYFPPETNLAELGGFEGLKRWLAYAKVGFTPQARQYNLPAPKGILIVGIQGCGKSLAAKTIARQWNLPLLKLDAGRLYDKYIGESDKNFRRAVTMAETMAPCILWIDEIEKSMGQTSSESDGGLSRRLFGYFLTWLQEKSQEIFVVATANDLSAIPPELLRKGRFDEIFFVDLPEADERHTILQIHLGRRQQGIENFDLNELVTATEGFSGAEIEQAIITAHYRALYENRPADTTLLIEEIKRTVPLSVTRREDIQQLRTTARERFVAAR; encoded by the coding sequence ATGTCTTTTAAAACCAGTGTCAAGCACTTTCAAAACCTGGTGACCTCTTTTCACCCGGTCATAGTAATCGACACGGTGGAAGAAGAACGGGTACAGGGGCTGATCAGGGCCGCCTGTGCTGACATGCAGATGGCCGTATTCGAGTGGAGCGTTGCCCAGGGGTTGATGCGATCGCCCGATAGCCCCGACCATCGCTGGCAAAATGAGTATGCCCCCCCCGGTAGCAAGCGTGGCCAGGCCCTGCCCAAAACCAATGAACCCCTCGACATGCTGCGCCACATTCAAGACATGAGCTTCAAGGCCGTCTTTTGGCTCAAAGACTTTGCTGAACACCTCAAAGATCCAGTGGTTGCCCGTCAGTTTCGAGAAGTATCCCAACAGTTTTCTTTCAACAGCTCAACGCTGGTGCTCAGCGGCAGCGGCTATGCTCTACCACCAACCATTGCGCAGAACGCCGTCTATTTAGATATCAAGCTGCCCGAACCCGAAGAACTCTATAGAGCTATTTCCGAGACAGTGAAGACCCTCCAAGGTCAAGTCACAATTAATTTAAATCCGGATGATGTTCGCGCCCTGGTGTCAGCTCTCCAGGGCATGACCCTACATCAAGCTCGAAAGGTTGTGTCCTATGCAGCTCGGCATGACGGCAAACTCGACGTCGGTGATGTGAAGTGGGTACTAGAGCGCAAGGCCCGAGTGATTCACGAAGAGGGTCTATTGGACTACTTTCCACCCGAAACCAACCTGGCCGAGCTAGGTGGGTTTGAGGGGCTCAAGCGCTGGCTCGCCTACGCCAAAGTGGGCTTCACGCCCCAGGCTCGTCAATACAACCTGCCCGCTCCCAAAGGCATTTTGATTGTGGGCATTCAGGGCTGCGGCAAGTCGCTGGCCGCCAAAACCATCGCCCGCCAGTGGAATCTCCCTCTCCTTAAGCTCGACGCTGGCCGCCTCTACGACAAGTACATCGGCGAGTCCGACAAAAACTTCCGCCGCGCCGTCACCATGGCCGAGACCATGGCCCCCTGCATTCTGTGGATCGACGAGATCGAAAAGAGCATGGGTCAAACCAGCAGCGAATCCGATGGCGGCCTGAGCCGTCGCCTATTCGGCTATTTCCTCACCTGGCTGCAAGAAAAATCCCAAGAAATTTTTGTAGTAGCCACCGCCAATGACCTTTCAGCTATTCCGCCAGAACTGCTGCGCAAGGGCCGCTTCGACGAAATCTTCTTTGTCGACCTGCCCGAGGCCGACGAACGCCACACCATCCTGCAAATTCACCTAGGGCGACGGCAGCAGGGCATCGAAAACTTTGATCTCAACGAATTGGTAACTGCTACCGAAGGCTTCAGCGGAGCCGAAATTGAGCAGGCCATCATCACCGCCCACTACCGCGCCCTTTACGAAAATCGACCTGCCGACACCACTCTGCTGATCGAAGAGATCAAACGCACGGTTCCCCTCTCTGTGACTCGTCGAGAGGATATCCAGCAGCTACGAACCACGGCTCGGGAAAGGTTTGTAGCAGCACGGTAG
- a CDS encoding DUF563 domain-containing protein — MGLSFVEVLPEIKIPASMIFSHPTALGDTLRPAIERIFLPEEYLHPLQVKIDVKTGQTGPRKPGSQRSKIYKALCKAVKGTQVLDYPEKFLFDGRQELDTNIGHVIENLAAPALLAKQMLSKRLGQDVDVHVVLRERAPNLAREVFATLGIPVIYTDDSVYGEVISMSVARPTTAVSTEAPQFFPIINQHLVAEIDSKLYNLHAALFNEAEFAGCEPLGVEKVFIPRRGNRCLINNDEVVQFLEGKGFKTYYFEDLTCAQKWSITRDVKVVVAVHGAALSHMAFNRLGLQNPELPNSGVKVVELYSPGWSSRWAHRRHISGLNGQWCGVRGQVTPEFLKTIDFPKLPNGIIRPSPNSFKIDCASLQMALDYLDA; from the coding sequence ATGGGGTTGTCGTTTGTTGAAGTTCTGCCTGAGATAAAAATTCCTGCTTCAATGATTTTTTCTCATCCCACGGCACTAGGAGATACATTACGTCCTGCAATTGAAAGAATATTTCTGCCTGAGGAGTATTTACATCCTTTGCAGGTCAAAATAGACGTCAAAACTGGCCAGACCGGCCCTAGAAAACCAGGTTCTCAACGCTCTAAAATCTATAAGGCACTTTGCAAAGCTGTAAAGGGAACTCAAGTATTAGACTATCCAGAAAAATTTTTGTTTGATGGCCGGCAAGAGCTAGATACCAACATAGGGCATGTCATTGAAAACTTGGCGGCTCCGGCTCTGCTGGCAAAGCAAATGCTGAGTAAGCGTTTGGGTCAAGATGTAGATGTTCACGTGGTTCTTAGAGAACGAGCACCAAATCTGGCTCGCGAAGTCTTTGCGACATTGGGTATTCCGGTAATCTACACCGATGATAGTGTTTATGGCGAAGTGATCTCTATGTCAGTCGCTCGTCCTACTACAGCAGTTAGCACGGAAGCACCCCAGTTTTTCCCAATTATAAATCAGCACCTAGTTGCCGAGATTGATTCAAAGCTTTACAACCTTCATGCAGCCTTGTTTAATGAGGCTGAGTTTGCGGGCTGTGAGCCTTTAGGGGTAGAAAAAGTTTTTATCCCTCGCAGGGGGAATCGCTGTTTAATCAACAACGACGAAGTAGTCCAGTTTCTCGAAGGAAAGGGCTTTAAAACCTATTATTTCGAGGACTTAACCTGTGCTCAAAAATGGTCAATTACTCGCGATGTTAAGGTCGTGGTAGCTGTTCATGGTGCTGCCCTTAGCCATATGGCTTTTAATCGCTTGGGTTTGCAAAATCCTGAACTGCCCAATAGCGGAGTTAAAGTAGTCGAGCTTTACTCTCCGGGGTGGTCAAGTCGCTGGGCTCATCGCCGCCATATTAGTGGGTTGAATGGGCAGTGGTGTGGTGTTCGTGGTCAGGTTACCCCAGAGTTTTTAAAAACCATAGACTTCCCTAAACTGCCTAACGGCATTATTCGACCATCGCCAAATTCCTTTAAGATTGACTGTGCATCTCTTCAAATGGCGCTTGATTATTTAGATGCTTAA